The Anabaena sphaerica FACHB-251 genome includes a window with the following:
- a CDS encoding GspE/PulE family protein — MTYSSPQRRSTALTTKTEFSPFGNKLVQSGYVNSQQMRQALIESRKSGKMLTEVLESITGQQLAPEFLREYKKQHLFELKILYGVEFLDPEVNQIGNMMVGQLIEELIPVDVCRRHRLVPLSKHEDGKSPYVLVAMVDPDNLEASDELNRILRNKDFSLQRMVITEEDYQRLINQYLDEFAVRQEKIQQAKITDITQDLESLSLQAVQETLEDSEVDLTAAMKDADDAPIINLVNKILFVALRDSVSDIHVEPQEENLRIRFRKDGVLRESEAIRPMPKHIVPAVTARFKIISNLDIAERRLPQDGRIRRVFDGRKVDFRVNTLPSRYGEKICLRILDNSSTQLGLDKLITDPETLHIVKDMVSKPFGLILVTGPTGSGKTTSLYSALAEKNDPGINISTVEDPVEYSLPGITQVQVIREKGLDFATALRAFLRQDPDVLLVGETRDKETAKTAIEAALTGHLVLTTLHTNDAPGAIARLGEMGIEPFMVSSSLIGVLAQRLMRRVCSECKIPHTPTPAELARYGLSASQEGAVTFYKANIIPPEVIAEGKGKIKVCPKCNGIGYKGRCGVYEVMRITENLQTLINQEAPTERIKEVAVEEGMKTLLAYSLDLVRQGATTLEEVERVTFTDTGLEAELKAKRKSGLTCKNCDATLQPEWLDCPYCMTPRFID; from the coding sequence ATGACTTACTCATCACCACAAAGGCGCAGTACTGCTCTCACAACAAAAACAGAGTTTTCGCCCTTCGGCAACAAGCTGGTGCAATCTGGCTATGTCAACAGTCAACAGATGAGACAGGCGCTGATTGAAAGCCGCAAATCTGGCAAAATGCTGACAGAAGTATTAGAGTCAATCACTGGGCAACAACTAGCACCTGAGTTTCTCAGGGAATACAAGAAGCAGCATTTATTTGAACTAAAAATACTATACGGCGTTGAATTCCTAGATCCAGAAGTCAATCAAATTGGCAACATGATGGTGGGACAACTCATTGAAGAGTTAATACCAGTAGATGTCTGTCGTCGTCACCGTCTAGTACCTCTGTCGAAACACGAAGACGGAAAATCACCTTACGTCTTGGTGGCGATGGTTGATCCAGATAATCTAGAGGCCTCTGATGAACTTAATCGCATCTTGCGTAACAAAGATTTTTCTTTACAGCGGATGGTAATTACCGAGGAAGATTACCAGCGGTTGATTAACCAATACTTAGATGAGTTTGCTGTTCGGCAAGAGAAAATACAACAAGCAAAAATCACAGACATCACTCAGGATCTAGAAAGTCTGAGTCTCCAAGCTGTTCAGGAGACCCTGGAAGATTCAGAAGTTGATCTGACAGCAGCCATGAAGGATGCTGATGATGCGCCTATTATCAATCTTGTCAATAAAATTCTCTTTGTGGCTTTGCGGGATTCAGTTTCTGATATTCACGTTGAACCCCAAGAAGAAAACTTACGAATCCGCTTCCGTAAAGATGGAGTGCTGCGTGAATCTGAAGCTATCCGCCCAATGCCGAAACACATTGTGCCGGCGGTAACGGCTCGATTTAAAATTATCTCTAATCTAGATATTGCGGAAAGGCGTTTACCTCAAGACGGACGTATCCGTCGAGTTTTTGATGGTAGAAAAGTAGACTTCCGGGTCAATACCTTACCCAGTCGCTATGGAGAAAAAATCTGTCTGCGGATTTTGGATAACTCATCCACCCAACTGGGCTTGGATAAGTTAATTACTGATCCAGAGACTTTGCACATAGTTAAGGATATGGTCAGCAAGCCCTTTGGGTTAATTTTGGTGACAGGTCCAACTGGTTCTGGTAAAACTACTTCGTTGTATTCGGCACTGGCAGAAAAAAATGATCCAGGAATTAACATCAGTACCGTAGAAGACCCGGTTGAGTACAGTTTGCCAGGGATTACTCAAGTACAGGTAATTAGAGAAAAAGGGCTGGATTTTGCTACTGCTCTGCGGGCTTTCTTGCGACAAGACCCAGATGTGCTACTGGTGGGTGAAACACGGGATAAGGAAACAGCCAAAACAGCGATTGAGGCCGCGCTGACAGGTCACTTAGTATTAACTACGTTGCACACCAATGATGCTCCTGGTGCGATCGCTCGTTTGGGAGAAATGGGTATTGAACCGTTCATGGTTTCCAGTTCCCTCATCGGTGTATTAGCACAACGCTTAATGCGCCGTGTCTGTTCGGAATGTAAAATTCCCCATACTCCTACACCAGCAGAACTAGCTCGTTACGGTTTGTCAGCTTCTCAAGAAGGTGCTGTCACTTTCTACAAAGCCAACATCATACCACCAGAAGTCATAGCCGAAGGCAAAGGCAAAATTAAGGTTTGCCCCAAGTGTAATGGTATTGGTTATAAGGGACGTTGTGGTGTTTATGAAGTCATGAGGATTACAGAAAACCTGCAAACCTTGATCAACCAAGAAGCACCTACAGAACGGATCAAGGAAGTAGCTGTAGAAGAGGGTATGAAAACCTTACTCGCTTATAGCCTAGATTTAGTCCGTCAAGGTGCGACTACTCTGGAAGAAGTCGAACGGGTGACATTTACTGATACAGGTTTGGAAGCTGAATTAAAAGCCAAACGCAAGAGCGGTCTAACCTGTAAAAATTGTGATGCCACATTACAACCGGAATGGCTAGATTGTCCTTACTGTATGACACCTCGGTTTATAGATTAG
- the dnaK gene encoding molecular chaperone DnaK — translation MGKVIGIDLGTTNSCVAVMEGGQPIVIANSEGGRTTPSIVGFGKSGDLLVGQLAKRQSITNAENTIYSIKRFIGRRWDDTESERARVPYNCVKGRDDTVDVQIRGRNYTPQEISAMILQKLKQEAENFLGEQVTQAVITVPAYFTDAQRQATKDAGTIAGLEVLRIINEPTAAALAFGLDKQDQEQLILVFDLGGGTFDVSILQLGDGVFEVKATSGNNQLGGDDFDNCIVLWMVEQFQEQEKIDISQDKMALQRLREAAEKAKIELSSMVNTSINLPFITADQTGPKHLEMELSRSKFEDLTAHLIAATIEPMSQALKDADLKPDEIDRIILVGGSTRIPAVLNAVIKFYNGKTPDRSINPDEAVALGAAVQAGVLGGEVDTLLLLDVTPLSLGLETLGEVFTKIIERNTTIPTSKSQVFSTAVDGQNSVEIHVLQGERAMAKDNKSLGKFLLAGLPPAPRGVPQIEVAFDIDVNGILKVSAQDKGTGREQSIRITNTGGLSQTEVEQMRKQAELFGEEDRKRKQLIELKNQADNLLFSYATTLKDNGEFVSEEIKALADEKLAILQEAMSDPNISASAFKPILEDFQQTLFAMGADVYKRASSPINSQLEEEEEDEDISDISLTFVEESSTTETSIPQFNFDFDEDNTASTDYEAID, via the coding sequence ATGGGAAAAGTTATTGGAATCGACTTAGGCACTACTAACAGTTGCGTGGCTGTTATGGAAGGTGGTCAACCGATAGTGATTGCCAATTCCGAAGGGGGACGCACTACTCCTAGTATTGTCGGATTCGGCAAGAGTGGCGATCTTTTGGTTGGTCAGCTGGCCAAACGGCAATCCATCACTAATGCTGAAAACACAATCTACAGTATCAAAAGATTTATAGGTCGCCGTTGGGACGATACTGAATCAGAACGCGCTCGTGTACCCTATAACTGTGTCAAAGGTCGAGACGATACCGTTGACGTGCAAATTCGTGGACGCAATTACACACCCCAAGAAATATCCGCGATGATCCTGCAAAAACTCAAACAGGAGGCGGAAAACTTTTTGGGTGAACAAGTCACTCAGGCAGTGATTACCGTACCAGCATATTTCACCGATGCCCAAAGACAAGCAACTAAAGATGCTGGCACAATTGCTGGCTTAGAAGTTCTGCGGATCATCAACGAACCAACAGCTGCTGCTTTAGCTTTTGGTTTAGACAAGCAAGACCAAGAACAATTAATTTTAGTATTCGATTTGGGAGGCGGAACTTTCGATGTCTCCATCCTGCAACTAGGAGACGGCGTTTTTGAAGTTAAAGCTACCAGTGGTAACAATCAACTGGGTGGAGATGACTTTGACAATTGCATTGTCCTCTGGATGGTAGAGCAATTTCAGGAGCAAGAGAAAATTGACATTTCCCAAGATAAGATGGCACTGCAACGCCTGCGGGAGGCAGCAGAAAAGGCAAAAATTGAACTTTCCAGCATGGTAAATACTTCAATTAACTTGCCATTTATCACTGCTGATCAAACAGGACCCAAGCATCTGGAAATGGAATTGAGCCGTTCCAAATTTGAAGACCTCACCGCCCATTTAATTGCGGCTACCATCGAACCGATGAGTCAAGCACTCAAAGACGCAGACCTCAAACCTGATGAAATAGATCGGATTATTTTGGTTGGTGGTTCTACTCGCATTCCCGCAGTTCTTAATGCTGTGATCAAATTCTATAATGGTAAAACCCCTGATCGCTCTATTAACCCTGATGAAGCGGTAGCATTAGGAGCCGCAGTTCAAGCAGGTGTGCTGGGTGGGGAAGTTGATACGCTGCTGCTTTTAGATGTTACTCCCCTATCTTTGGGACTGGAAACTCTAGGGGAAGTATTCACTAAAATCATTGAACGTAATACGACCATTCCCACTAGCAAATCCCAAGTATTTTCTACAGCAGTGGATGGACAAAATTCTGTGGAAATTCACGTTCTCCAAGGAGAACGGGCAATGGCAAAAGATAACAAATCTCTGGGTAAGTTTCTCTTGGCTGGGCTTCCCCCTGCTCCCCGTGGTGTACCCCAAATTGAAGTGGCTTTTGACATCGATGTTAACGGCATCCTCAAAGTCTCTGCTCAAGATAAGGGTACAGGTAGAGAGCAGAGTATTCGCATTACCAATACAGGTGGTTTAAGTCAAACCGAAGTGGAACAGATGCGGAAACAAGCTGAATTATTCGGAGAAGAAGACAGAAAACGTAAACAACTGATTGAACTTAAAAATCAAGCAGATAACCTTTTATTTAGCTACGCAACTACGTTGAAAGACAATGGGGAATTCGTCAGTGAAGAAATTAAAGCTCTGGCAGATGAGAAATTAGCTATACTCCAAGAAGCTATGAGTGACCCAAATATCTCCGCATCTGCCTTTAAGCCGATATTGGAGGACTTCCAACAAACGCTGTTTGCTATGGGTGCAGATGTTTACAAACGAGCAAGTAGCCCTATAAACAGCCAACTGGAAGAGGAAGAGGAAGACGAAGATATTTCTGATATTTCCTTAACTTTTGTGGAAGAAAGTTCTACGACAGAAACATCAATACCACAATTTAATTTTGATTTTGATGAGGATAATACTGCTTCTACTGATTATGAAGCGATAGATTAG
- a CDS encoding glycoside hydrolase family 57 protein: protein MAIGYVALVLHAHLPFVRHPESDYVLEEEWLYEAITETYIPLLKVFEGLKRDGIDFKITMSMTPPLVSMLRDPLLQERYDAHLSQLEELIELEAERNVQNGHLRYLAEHYATEFNEARELWERYDGDLVTAFKGFQDTNNLEIITCGATHGYLPLMKMYPQAVWAQIQVACEHYEETFGKAPRGIWLPECAYYEGLDRMLADAGLRYFLTDGHGILYARPRPRFGTYAPIFTEPGVAAFGRDHESSQQVWSSEVGYPGAAEYREFYKDLGWEAEYEYIKPYIMPNGQRKNTGIKYHKITGRGLGLSDKALYDPYWAKEKAADHAANFMYNRERQSEHLHGIMGRPPIIVSPYDAELFGHWWYEGPWFIDYLFRKSWYDQGTYEMTHLADYLRANPTQQVCRPAQSSWGYKGFHEYWLNETNAWVYPHLHKAAERMIEISTLEPEDELQWKALNQAARELLLAQSSDWAFIMRTGTMVPYAVRRTRSHLMRFNKLYEDVKVGKVDSGWLEKVELMDNIFPEINYRVYRPV, encoded by the coding sequence ATGGCTATAGGCTACGTCGCGCTTGTACTTCACGCACATTTACCCTTCGTTCGTCACCCAGAAAGTGACTACGTGCTGGAAGAAGAATGGCTCTATGAAGCCATCACCGAAACATATATCCCCTTATTGAAAGTATTTGAAGGCTTAAAGCGAGACGGGATCGACTTTAAAATCACGATGAGTATGACACCTCCCCTCGTGTCAATGCTGCGTGATCCTTTGCTACAAGAACGCTATGACGCACATTTATCTCAACTAGAAGAACTTATAGAACTGGAAGCGGAGCGGAATGTCCAAAACGGACATCTTCGTTATTTAGCGGAACATTACGCAACTGAGTTCAACGAAGCGCGTGAGCTATGGGAACGCTATGACGGTGATTTAGTAACAGCTTTTAAAGGGTTCCAAGATACTAATAACCTAGAAATTATCACTTGCGGTGCTACTCATGGGTATTTACCGCTGATGAAAATGTATCCCCAAGCTGTATGGGCGCAAATTCAGGTAGCTTGTGAACATTACGAGGAAACTTTTGGTAAAGCACCCAGAGGCATTTGGTTGCCAGAATGCGCTTATTATGAAGGTTTAGACCGAATGTTGGCGGACGCAGGTTTGCGTTATTTCCTCACAGATGGGCATGGTATATTATACGCCCGTCCCCGCCCCCGCTTCGGTACTTATGCGCCAATTTTCACTGAACCTGGTGTAGCAGCTTTCGGTCGAGATCATGAATCTTCTCAACAGGTATGGTCTTCGGAAGTAGGTTATCCTGGTGCGGCTGAATATCGGGAATTTTACAAAGATTTGGGCTGGGAAGCTGAATATGAGTATATTAAGCCTTACATTATGCCCAATGGTCAGAGGAAAAACACGGGCATTAAGTATCATAAAATTACTGGACGCGGTTTAGGTCTTTCTGATAAGGCACTCTATGATCCTTATTGGGCAAAGGAAAAAGCGGCTGATCACGCTGCTAACTTTATGTATAATCGTGAAAGACAATCTGAGCATTTACACGGTATCATGGGTCGTCCACCAATCATTGTTTCACCTTATGATGCAGAATTATTTGGTCATTGGTGGTATGAAGGCCCTTGGTTTATTGATTACCTGTTTCGTAAGTCTTGGTATGACCAAGGAACTTATGAAATGACTCATTTGGCTGATTATTTACGTGCAAATCCCACCCAACAAGTTTGTCGTCCTGCTCAGTCGAGTTGGGGATATAAAGGATTTCACGAGTATTGGTTAAATGAGACAAATGCCTGGGTTTACCCACATTTACACAAAGCTGCGGAACGGATGATTGAAATATCAACTCTGGAACCAGAGGATGAATTGCAATGGAAGGCTTTAAACCAAGCAGCAAGAGAGTTATTATTAGCACAATCTTCAGACTGGGCATTTATTATGCGGACGGGAACAATGGTTCCTTATGCAGTGAGAAGAACGCGATCGCACTTAATGCGGTTTAATAAACTGTATGAAGATGTGAAAGTAGGTAAGGTTGATAGCGGTTGGTTGGAAAAAGTCGAGTTGATGGATAATATTTTCCCTGAAATCAACTATCGCGTTTACCGTCCTGTCTAG
- the rsgA gene encoding small ribosomal subunit biogenesis GTPase RsgA has protein sequence MKGDTVSTAGQLVGTVLAVQANFYRVQLDEEQAGEQGSRGAEEQRSREENSSPTASSLESPVPSPQSLLCTRRTRLKKIGQQVMVGDRVIVEEPDWSGGRGAIADVLPRQSELDRPAIANVNQILLVFAVADPPLEPVQLSRFLIKTESTGVDVLLCLNKCDLITEEEQQEISDRLFSWGYKSIFISVQNNINIPQVDEYLNNKITVIAGPSGVGKSSLINMLIPDANLRVGEVSGKLARGRHTTRHVELFELPSGGLLADTPGFNQPDLNCSPEELIYYFPEARKRLEIGSCRFSDCLHRDEPDCVVGNDWERYEHYLEFLDDAIAYQTFLKQQTDPESTLKLMSKGKGQNQYEPKLESKKYRRVSRRVQVQNLQDFYTDSED, from the coding sequence ATGAAAGGAGATACTGTTTCTACGGCTGGACAGTTAGTAGGTACGGTGTTAGCTGTACAGGCGAATTTTTATCGTGTGCAGCTGGATGAAGAACAGGCAGGGGAGCAGGGGAGCAGGGGAGCAGAGGAGCAGAGGAGCAGAGAAGAAAATTCTTCGCCTACCGCTTCTTCTTTGGAGTCCCCAGTCCCCAGTCCCCAATCGCTCCTCTGTACCCGGAGAACTCGGTTAAAAAAAATTGGTCAACAGGTGATGGTAGGCGATCGCGTGATCGTGGAAGAACCAGATTGGAGTGGTGGAAGAGGGGCGATCGCTGATGTTTTACCCCGACAAAGTGAGTTAGACAGACCAGCGATCGCTAATGTTAACCAAATTCTCTTGGTCTTTGCGGTTGCTGATCCACCTTTAGAACCTGTGCAATTGAGCCGATTTTTAATTAAGACTGAGTCTACAGGGGTTGATGTGCTGTTGTGCCTGAATAAATGTGATTTAATTACTGAAGAGGAACAACAGGAAATAAGCGATCGCTTATTTAGTTGGGGTTATAAATCCATTTTTATTAGTGTTCAAAATAATATTAATATTCCCCAAGTTGACGAATATTTAAATAATAAAATTACGGTTATTGCAGGTCCTTCCGGTGTCGGAAAATCCAGTTTAATTAATATGTTAATCCCCGATGCTAATTTGCGTGTGGGGGAAGTTTCCGGTAAATTAGCCCGTGGTCGCCATACCACTCGTCATGTAGAATTATTTGAACTCCCTAGCGGTGGTTTATTGGCTGATACTCCTGGTTTTAATCAACCTGATTTAAATTGTAGTCCTGAAGAATTAATCTATTATTTCCCTGAAGCGAGAAAACGTTTAGAAATTGGTAGTTGTCGATTTAGTGATTGTTTGCATCGAGATGAACCCGATTGTGTAGTGGGTAATGATTGGGAAAGGTATGAGCATTATTTAGAATTTTTGGATGATGCGATCGCATATCAAACTTTTTTAAAACAACAAACCGATCCTGAATCTACATTAAAGTTAATGAGTAAAGGTAAAGGTCAAAATCAATACGAACCCAAACTAGAAAGTAAAAAATATCGTCGGGTTTCTCGTCGGGTACAAGTGCAGAATTTACAAGATTTTTATACAGATAGTGAGGATTGA
- a CDS encoding photosystem II protein, Psb35-related, protein MTILIALLVVGWVAGSVVGSLAYFMGEQTKPIHERNWRSESFEQLAKSITGMEIDYRDRTPAYAIDAYTSRTLPQ, encoded by the coding sequence ATGACTATCTTAATTGCATTATTAGTTGTAGGTTGGGTTGCTGGTTCTGTTGTCGGTTCTTTGGCTTACTTCATGGGTGAACAAACCAAGCCTATACATGAACGTAACTGGCGTTCTGAGTCTTTTGAACAATTGGCTAAGTCTATTACTGGCATGGAAATAGATTACAGAGATCGCACTCCCGCCTATGCGATCGATGCTTACACCAGCCGCACTTTACCTCAATAG
- the grpE gene encoding nucleotide exchange factor GrpE — translation MMDENKQVNNTSQQLGEPIEVKQAMKSDSPAEINSHESGSDVTEYQADQTNVPGEPALTEENGVAAAEATEVDTAALAQLTQQLESMKMQFEERNTQYMRIAADFENYRKRISKEKEEMETQVKRNTIMELLPVVDNFERARAHLKPQNDGEMTIHKSYQGVYKQLVDCLKRLGVSPMRPEGQEFDPNLHEAVMREPTDEHPEGTVLEELVRGYYLGDRILRHAMVKVSAAKEDTPTEQEDEPSQENS, via the coding sequence ATGATGGATGAAAATAAACAAGTAAACAATACAAGTCAGCAATTGGGCGAACCAATAGAGGTAAAGCAAGCAATGAAAAGCGACTCCCCAGCCGAAATTAATTCTCACGAATCTGGCAGCGATGTGACTGAGTATCAGGCAGACCAAACTAATGTACCGGGAGAACCTGCACTCACAGAAGAAAATGGTGTCGCTGCGGCAGAAGCAACAGAAGTGGATACGGCGGCTTTAGCACAATTGACTCAACAACTTGAGTCCATGAAAATGCAATTTGAAGAGCGCAATACTCAATATATGCGTATTGCAGCAGATTTTGAGAATTACCGCAAACGCATCTCCAAAGAAAAAGAAGAAATGGAGACACAGGTGAAGAGAAACACAATTATGGAATTGTTACCTGTAGTTGATAATTTTGAGAGAGCGCGGGCGCACCTCAAACCACAAAATGATGGTGAGATGACAATTCACAAAAGTTATCAAGGGGTTTATAAACAATTAGTGGATTGTCTCAAGCGATTGGGGGTGTCACCAATGCGTCCTGAAGGTCAGGAATTTGATCCCAACTTACACGAAGCAGTCATGCGGGAACCGACGGATGAGCATCCAGAAGGAACGGTGTTAGAAGAATTAGTACGGGGATACTATTTGGGCGATCGCATACTGCGCCATGCAATGGTGAAAGTATCTGCTGCCAAGGAAGATACACCTACAGAACAGGAAGATGAGCCTAGTCAGGAAAACAGTTAA
- the dnaJ gene encoding molecular chaperone DnaJ, whose translation MARDYYEILGVSRDADKEEIKQAYRRQARKYHPDVNKEPGAEERFKEINRAYEVLSEPETRERYNRFGEAGVSGAAAAGAGFQDMGDMGGFADIFESIFSGFAGGMGSPTQPQRRRSGPVRGDDLRLDLKLDFREAVFGGEKEIRISHLETCEVCSGSGAKPGTRPRTCATCSGSGQVRRVTRTPFGSFTQVSTCPTCNGTGAVVEDKCDACDGKGANQVTKKLKITIPAGVDNGTRLRISQEGDAGQRGGPPGDLYVYLFVNEDEEFQRDGINVLSEIKLSYLQAILGCRLEVNTVDGPVELIIPAGTQPNTVMKLENRGVPRLGNPVSRGDHMLTVLIDIPTKITPEERELLEKLAKIKGDRTGKGGGFFENLFKS comes from the coding sequence ATGGCCCGCGACTATTATGAAATTCTGGGTGTCTCTCGTGACGCCGACAAAGAAGAAATTAAACAGGCTTATCGCCGCCAAGCCCGGAAGTATCACCCAGATGTGAACAAAGAACCGGGTGCTGAAGAAAGGTTCAAGGAAATCAACCGCGCTTATGAAGTGCTGTCAGAGCCAGAAACCCGTGAGCGTTACAACCGTTTTGGGGAAGCTGGTGTATCTGGTGCTGCCGCCGCTGGTGCTGGCTTCCAAGATATGGGCGATATGGGCGGTTTTGCCGATATCTTTGAAAGCATTTTCAGTGGCTTTGCTGGCGGAATGGGGAGTCCAACCCAGCCGCAAAGACGGCGTAGTGGACCTGTGCGTGGTGATGACCTGCGGCTAGACCTGAAGTTAGATTTTCGGGAAGCAGTATTTGGTGGTGAAAAAGAAATCCGCATTTCTCATCTAGAAACTTGCGAAGTCTGTAGTGGTTCAGGTGCTAAACCAGGAACTCGTCCCCGGACTTGTGCAACTTGCAGCGGATCTGGTCAGGTTCGACGTGTGACTAGAACTCCTTTTGGGAGTTTTACCCAAGTTTCTACTTGTCCTACCTGTAATGGCACAGGGGCGGTAGTTGAGGATAAATGTGATGCTTGTGACGGAAAAGGCGCAAATCAGGTCACGAAAAAGCTGAAAATCACGATTCCGGCTGGAGTGGATAATGGGACACGCTTGCGGATCTCCCAGGAAGGTGATGCTGGTCAACGGGGCGGACCGCCTGGAGATTTGTATGTTTACCTGTTTGTGAATGAGGATGAGGAATTCCAACGTGATGGAATTAACGTTCTTTCGGAAATCAAACTCAGCTATCTGCAAGCGATTTTAGGCTGCCGTTTAGAGGTGAATACTGTAGATGGTCCTGTGGAGTTAATCATTCCCGCAGGAACTCAACCAAATACGGTGATGAAGTTGGAAAATCGTGGTGTACCCCGGTTGGGAAATCCTGTCAGTCGGGGCGACCATATGCTAACAGTGTTGATTGATATTCCTACTAAGATCACCCCAGAGGAGAGAGAACTGCTGGAGAAACTGGCTAAAATTAAGGGAGACAGAACTGGTAAAGGTGGGGGATTTTTTGAAAATCTGTTTAAGTCATGA
- a CDS encoding sulfurtransferase TusA family protein, producing MSVSSLLTPDAQLDLRGTPCPINFVRTKLRLEQMPHGGLLEVWLDAGEPIEQVPDSLTMAGYQVENIADCSDYFSLLVRRPATAA from the coding sequence ATGAGTGTATCTTCCTTGTTAACTCCTGATGCTCAACTAGATTTACGCGGCACTCCTTGCCCGATTAATTTTGTGCGGACAAAACTCCGTTTGGAACAAATGCCACATGGAGGTTTATTGGAAGTCTGGTTAGATGCTGGTGAACCAATTGAACAAGTTCCTGATAGCTTAACAATGGCAGGTTATCAGGTGGAAAATATTGCAGACTGCTCTGACTATTTTTCTTTGTTGGTACGCCGTCCGGCAACTGCCGCATGA
- a CDS encoding serine/threonine-protein kinase: protein MKLWQPNQHLNNGRFIIQKVLGSGGFGVTYSVRERDTYKLFVLKTLNHIQQNKQNFKQLQVKFVNEALRLAKCSHPHIVKVYEVIQEDGLWCMVMEYIDGQDIANYIDINGVLSEQEALLYIDQIGQALEYIHHQGFLHRDIKPSNIILRRGKSEVVLIDFGLAREYTNGQIKSMTNERTDGYAPIEQYKRRGNFGAYTDIYALAATLYTLLTKEVPIPAEYRNRNNTLPPPKQFNSQISDRVNDAIVQGMALEPENRPQSIFDFRELLGLASILSSQDIEEKLISAVGMDYTRLRDLLASGRWKEADEETTRVMLAVVGKENDGCLNEKDIYNFPCRDIRTIDQLWVKYSHGRFGFSVQKRIYQSMRGTKNFYRDFWNNFGEQVGWRKDKKWMYYEDLTFNITAPEAHLPSGIFWFDSWWGRYGWFLLDGVEKRFYYLVARVIKCNI from the coding sequence ATGAAACTTTGGCAACCCAATCAACATCTGAATAATGGCAGATTCATTATCCAAAAAGTGCTGGGTAGCGGTGGCTTTGGTGTGACTTATAGCGTCAGAGAAAGGGATACATATAAATTATTTGTCCTGAAAACTCTCAACCATATTCAACAAAATAAACAAAATTTTAAACAGCTACAGGTAAAGTTTGTTAATGAAGCTTTGCGGTTAGCTAAATGTAGTCATCCCCATATTGTCAAAGTCTATGAAGTGATCCAAGAAGACGGACTTTGGTGCATGGTAATGGAATATATTGATGGACAAGATATAGCTAATTATATTGATATCAATGGAGTGTTATCAGAACAAGAAGCACTACTATATATCGATCAAATTGGGCAAGCTTTAGAATATATACATCACCAAGGATTTTTACATCGAGATATCAAGCCTAGTAATATAATTTTACGTCGAGGAAAATCAGAAGTAGTTTTAATAGATTTTGGTTTAGCACGAGAATATACCAACGGGCAAATTAAAAGCATGACTAATGAGAGAACCGATGGTTATGCACCAATTGAACAATATAAAAGAAGAGGTAATTTTGGTGCATATACAGATATTTATGCCTTAGCTGCAACTCTGTATACTTTATTAACCAAAGAAGTACCTATACCTGCTGAATATAGAAATAGAAATAATACTTTACCACCACCAAAGCAATTTAACTCACAAATTAGTGACAGAGTAAATGATGCTATTGTGCAAGGGATGGCTTTGGAACCGGAAAACCGTCCTCAGTCGATATTTGATTTTAGAGAATTACTAGGTCTTGCTAGTATTTTATCCTCTCAGGATATAGAGGAAAAACTGATTTCAGCGGTGGGGATGGACTATACCCGACTGCGGGACTTACTCGCATCTGGAAGGTGGAAAGAAGCAGATGAAGAAACAACGCGCGTGATGTTAGCAGTAGTAGGAAAAGAAAATGATGGTTGCTTGAATGAAAAAGATATTTATAATTTTCCCTGTCGAGATATCCGCACTATTGACCAACTGTGGGTAAAATATAGTCATGGAAGGTTTGGGTTTTCTGTGCAAAAACGTATTTATCAAAGTATGCGGGGGACTAAAAATTTTTACCGAGATTTTTGGAATAATTTTGGTGAGCAAGTGGGTTGGAGGAAAGACAAAAAGTGGATGTACTATGAAGATTTGACTTTTAATATTACCGCACCAGAAGCCCATTTACCAAGTGGAATTTTTTGGTTTGATTCTTGGTGGGGACGTTATGGGTGGTTTTTGTTGGATGGGGTAGAGAAGCGTTTTTATTATTTAGTAGCGCGAGTAATTAAGTGTAATATATGA